The sequence TGCTGGATGATGAAATCTTGCACGATAATTACCTTTTACAATTTCATCAATTGTTTTTGTTGCTTTTTTTACCGGTTTAATGAATGTTTCGTATAAGTGCAACAAAAATAATACTAAAATGATAAATTGAATAATTAATACTGCGGCAATTACTAAATATTCACCTACTAATATACTTAATAATATATCGGTTAAAGACACTACAAGCAGAATTCCTATAGTGTAACCGAATATTGGTTTTTCAAACAAAAATCGCATTAACTAGGGTCCTCCAATTTATACCCCAGACCTCGAACTGTTTTAATATAAACAGGTTTTTTGGAATCTGGTTCAATTTTATCGCGTAAATGAGAAATGTGCACATCTACAATACGTGTATCACCAACAAAATCATAGTCCCAAACTCCACTAAGCAGTTGATCTCTAGAAATGACCTTCCCTTTATTTTTTGCTAAATAATAAAGTAATTCAAACTCTTTCCTTGTAAATGTAATCACTTTTCCATTCATTTCCGCTTCATATCTTTCAGGAAATACGGTTATGTTGCCAACCTGAATATACGAAAAATTTGACTTTTCTACTCGCTTAGACCGTCGTAAGATTGCCTTTATTCTAGCGATAACCTCTTTTGGACTAAACGGTTTCGTTAAATAATCATCGGCTCCAAGTTCCAACCCAAGCACTTTATCAAATTCCTCATCCTTAGCTGTAAGCATGAGAATTGGTGTATTTATTTGATTATTACGTAAATACCTACAAACATCCATGCCGTCCATTTCAGGGAGCATCAGATCTAAAACAATCAAATCATAACTGTTGCTCTCTGCTTTTTGCACAGCTTGAGAACCATCATAAGCTACATCGGTAATAAAACCTGCCTTTTCAATATTGAACTTCAGTAAAGTTACAATTGACTTCTCGTCATCTACAATTAAAATTTTCTCGTTCATATCCAGTCCCCGTTTCTAATCACTAGTAGTTAATAGGTTCCACCTCCATCTTACAATGAATCGCATTGAAAGTGAATACGATAAGAGTTTGTAAATTTATTTTTACACAAGATCAATGGTTTGGGATGGTAAAATATAGTATATTCCATATATATGAGTAAATAAACAATCACATACATAAATTGAATTAAAAAAAGTTTTCTAAAGATTGTGCAGTCAATGTATTTGGTCGACTCGCAGGAATAACATAAAGCTTTCCAGTAATCACCTCATCTCCTTTTTCATCTTTACCGGTAACATTCATCGCAATACGCTGATTTGCTTCATCAATTGCAATGACCTCTAATGTAAAATAAACTTTTGTATTGTGGTACACTGGTTTTGTGAAAATGATCTCATGGTGTGTAATATGACTACCGGGACCAGGCAAATGCATCGATACGAGGGAGGAAACCATTCCAAACAGCATGACGGCTGGTACGATTGGTCTTTTATATGGGGTTAATGAAGCATAATCATGCTGAAGGTATAAAGGATTAGCATCATTCGTTAAACCTAAATATAATAATAGATCTCGATCCACCACTTTTTTCGTTTCACTATAGTTATCACCAATCTGAATATCTTTCAATTCTTTACCTAAAGGTCTTCTCTTTCCTATCATTCTGAGCCCTCCCCATTAATGTAAACGCTTTCTATTATATCAAAAATTCACATTATTGCCAATGGTAAAACAAAACTGAGTCTGTCAAGTATTTACAGGAGCAACTCTCATCTTTTTCATTTTCTGTTATACAGCGCCTCATTTGAAAAAAGCTTTTTAAGATAAAAAGCCTTTACCTACAAAAAGTAGATAAAAGCCTTTTGTTAGATTAATTATTTTAGCACCTCTAATACTTTTTTTACAGAATCAGCAGATTTATTCAAAGCGACCTTTTCTTCTTCCGTTAGATCTAATTCGATAATTTTTTCTATACCGTTACCGCCTAAAATCGTTGGTACACCAAGATAAATATCCGAATAGCCATATTCACCTTCTAAGTACGCAATTGCCGGAAGTATGCGGCGCTGATCTTTTAAAATTGTCTCTGCCATTACTGTAAGTGATGCAGCCGGGGCATAGTATGCACTACCATTTCCTAGTAAGCCGACAATTTCTCCGCCACCTTTTCTCGTACGTTCAACAATT is a genomic window of Virgibacillus proomii containing:
- a CDS encoding MaoC family dehydratase, with the protein product MIGKRRPLGKELKDIQIGDNYSETKKVVDRDLLLYLGLTNDANPLYLQHDYASLTPYKRPIVPAVMLFGMVSSLVSMHLPGPGSHITHHEIIFTKPVYHNTKVYFTLEVIAIDEANQRIAMNVTGKDEKGDEVITGKLYVIPASRPNTLTAQSLENFF
- a CDS encoding response regulator transcription factor; amino-acid sequence: MNEKILIVDDEKSIVTLLKFNIEKAGFITDVAYDGSQAVQKAESNSYDLIVLDLMLPEMDGMDVCRYLRNNQINTPILMLTAKDEEFDKVLGLELGADDYLTKPFSPKEVIARIKAILRRSKRVEKSNFSYIQVGNITVFPERYEAEMNGKVITFTRKEFELLYYLAKNKGKVISRDQLLSGVWDYDFVGDTRIVDVHISHLRDKIEPDSKKPVYIKTVRGLGYKLEDPS